Genomic DNA from Halobaculum sp. CBA1158:
GGTACCGACGACGAGCGCGAGGACTTCGAGCGACGGAACTACGTCCCCCACTGGCTCGAGGTCGACACCATCGAGGCGGAGGCGGTCGACGTCCTGGTCGCCGGCGGCGACCTCACGGTCTGATCGGCGTCCGGCGCTCGACTCCGCCTCCGTCTCACGACCCCCTCACCCGATCGCGACCGATACCCTCTCCTCTCGCGACACCGCGACACCCGCGATACGCTCGGATCGTCGCTCAGTTCTCCTCGTCGCGAAGCTCCGCGGCCGCCGGCAGCGACGAGTGGTCCACCTCGTACACGGTCACCGTCGCCGTCGAGGCGGCGTCGACTCGGTCGATCCCCTCGATGGATCCGAAGTCGATCATGCCGAACTCCCGGTAGCGATCGCGCTCGGCGGGGCCGACCCAGACGTAGCGCACGTCGTGCTCGCGCAGGACCTCGACGGCCCGCGCCCGCGAGGTGTACGCGTCGTCGGCCTGGCGAACCCGCGCGAAGTACGCCTCCGGCCCGCGGTAGCCGACCTCGTGGTGCCAGCCGGCGACCGTCGGGAGGCCGGTGAGGCTGGCGGCGGGGTTGGCCTCCCACTGGTACATCCCCGGCGAGTGCCCCCGGCGGGGATCCGCGCCGGGGTACACCCGCGTCGCGGGAGCCGAGAGGATAGCGGGCTGGTCGGGCCGGTCGTCGAGCCACTCGATGGCCGGCGCGTCGCTCGGATGGGACGCCCCGACGAAGTGGGTGCCGTCGAGCGTCGGGTCCTCGGGGTATCCCCCGCCGACGTGCGCCGGCAGCGCGAAGGCGGCGTACATCCCCGTCGTCGCGAGCAGGAGCGCGAGGAACACCGACCCGGCGACCTCGCGGGTGCCCGCACTCGGCCACAGCATCGACGCTTCGGGTCGAGGGGCGGCATCGAGCAGCCCCGCGAGCACGACGCCGGCGGCGGCGGCCCACAGCGGCCACACCTGCGCGTACGTCTTGAACACGGTGTTCATCCGCCCGGGCCCGGCCTGCTCGCGCAGGAACACCACCTCGACGATCAGCGCCAGCCCGGCCCCGCCGACGATCAGCACGGTCTCGAATCCCGCGCGGTCGGTCCGAAGCGCGACCCACCCCGCCGCGAGCAGGACGCCGAACGGCCCCAGCGCGGGGAGGCCGACGGCGAGGCCGGCGACCCACAGCGCGGCGACGCTCGCCAGCACCGTCAGGGGGCGCTCGCGCCCGACCGCGCCGAACAGGCCCACGAGGAACGTCGCGAGGAACGCGCCGTGGACGACGAGTAGCCCCCCCAGCGACGACCGCATCTCGACGGGCAACACGGCCAGCGCGCGCTCGCTCCCGCTGCCGCCGACCGCGCTCACGAGGAACGGCATCGCGACCAGCGCCGCCAGCGCGCCGGCGACGACGACGACCGGCCCGGCGACGAGGGGTCGCGCGAGCTCGTCGGCGAGTCGGTCGTCGCGGACGGCGTCGTCGACCCGGTCCGCGAGGGCCTCCGGCAGCAGCGTCCGGGGCGCGGCGGGGGCGGCCGCCAGCGCGAGGAACGCGAGGCCGAAGACGCTCGGGAAGCTCCAGGTGTCGAGTACCGCTTGGAAGCCGCCGAGGAGGGGGATCGCCCCGAACAGGAGGAGCCGTCGCCGGCGCGTCTCGACGGCGGGCGTCCGGTAGAGCGCGTACGCAAGCGCCGCCGCAAGCACGAGGAACGGCGTCATCGTCATGTGCGCGTGGAGGTCGCCGTTGAGCCACCCGAACAGCGGGAACTCGTTGATCGTCCCCGGGATGATCCGGCTGGCCGTCCAGTAGGAGAACTCCTCGGCGGCGACGCTTCCGGCGTCGATCCCGACGGCGTCGCCGACGCGTCCCCGGAGGTCCGCCGGGAGCGCCCGCAACAGCGCCCACCCGCCCGTGTGGAGGTTGCCGGCGACGCCGACGAGGAACGCCGCGAGCAGGCCGGCGGCGCGTCGCGAGCGCCCGCGCTCGGCGGCGACCGCGCCCGCGAGGTCGTAGACGGCGGCGACGAGCGCCCCGAAGAACCCCGCGAGCGCGAGGTTGTAGCCGAACCGCGCCGGCGTCGCCGTCAGCGTCGACCACAGGGCCGCGACCAGGTGGCCGCCGTAGTAGTAGCGGACGCCCTCGCCGGCGAACCACATGTCCTCGGGGGGGAGCGCGTCCGCGCGCAACAGCGACTTGAGGATGCCGTAATCGAGGAACTTCTCGCCGGCGATCGGGTCGACCGCCGGGTCGTACCCGCGGATCACGACGATCAGACAGACGGCGGCGACGAACACCACGGCGGTGTCGGCGACGACGTCCAACTCGGGAAGCCGTTCGCGGGCGTCTTCGTCGACGGCGACGTCGCCCGCGCGGAGGGCGTCGCGGTCGAGGAGCGCCAGCGCCGACGCCGCCAACAGGACGAGCAGTCCGGCCGCGAGCGCCACCGGACCGAACGCGACTCGGCCGACCCAGAAGGCGACGACGCCGACGACGAGCGTCGACACGGGGAGGGCGAACCCGACGCCGCGGGTGGCGAACCGGGGGAACAGGCGGGCGGCGAGGGGGATCCCGACGGCACCCAGCGCCAGCAGCGCGAGGAGCCACCGGAGGACGAGGGCGTACTCCATCTGGTGTTCAGGGGTCGCCGCCGGGGTAAGTTCCTTTCCCTCCGTCACGACGCACGTCCCCGGACCGTGACCGATCGCGTCGACACCAACCACTAAGCATCGACGGCCCCGATCGCCCGTGTGCCTCAGCAGGACGACTCGGAGGGGGAACCGTTCGGCGGAAGCAAACTGCTGATCGCCGGCGGACTCGTGCTGGTCGCCGCGATCGCGGGCAACCTCGTCGTCCAGGCGCTGGTCGCGGGCGGGACGCTCCCGGGGGGGACCGACGCGACGATGCTCCCCGTCTTCGGGGTGATCGCCCTGATCGGACTGCTCGTGTTGATCGGCTCGTTCCTCCGCTGATAGCCGGTTCCGGCGGATGGCCGCCGGCCGACGATGCGGACGCCGACCGCTGACTGCCGATTGCCGACTGCGGGCTGCCGATTGCCGACCGCTGACTGTCGACCGCGGACCGTCGACCGCCGACTACGAATCGCTGGACGCGTTCGCACCGTTTTTACCCGGGCACGCGGAAGCCGATGGTATGCAGCCGACCGTCGGGATCGTCGTCCCCGCGTATCGGCCGGATCCGGGTCGGCTCCGGACGTACCTCGCCGCGCTTCGGGAGACGATCGACCCCGACGAGCTCCGCGTCGAACTCGACGCTCCGGGGCGCGCGACCGGCTCGGCGACGGCCCCCGACTCGACGACCGTCCGCGAGTCACTCGAGTTGCCCGACTGGGTCGACTGTCGGGTGGTCCGGCGTCGCCGGGGGAAAGGCGCGGCCGTCACCGCAGGGTTCGAGGCGCTCTCGACGGACGTGTACGCCTTCGCCGACGCCGACGGGGCCACCCCCGCGGCGTCGCTTTCGGACGTGATCGACCCCGTCGCCGGCGACGAGGCGGACCTCGCCGCCGGCTCCCGCCGGCACCCCGCCGCGGACGTGCGGTCACACCAGACGATCGCGAGGCGCTTGCTCGGCGACGGCTTCGCGTGGACCGCGCGCCGGCTGCTCGATGCGGACCTCCACGACTATCAATGCGGCGCGAAGGCGCTGTCGGCGGCGACGTGGGACGCCGTCCGCGACCACCTGTACGAGCCGGGGTTCGCGTGGGACATCGAGCTGATCGCCGTGGCGGCCGCGCTGGACCACCGGATCGTCGAGGTGCCCGTGACGTGGGAGGACCAGCCCGGATCGACCGTCTCGCCGGTCGGCGACACCCTCGACATGGGACGGGGGCTGCTCGTCGCGCGCCACCGCGCGCGACTCATCCGCGACGACCGCCTGCACCGCCTGCTCGACCGCGAGGAGGGCGTCGCGCTGGTGAACCGCCCGGGCGAGGACGACGCCTCGGCCGCGTCCGGCGGCGACGGCGGCGTGACGGACGCCTCCGGGAGCGACGCGCGATGAGTCGGGACCGCGGCACAGTCGAGACGCTGGCGTCGGGGACGCGCATCGGCCAGTTCGTCTCCGTCGGCGTCGTCGGCGCGACCGTCGACATCGCCTCCTCGACGGCGCTCAGCGAACTCGGCGTGTTCCCCGAACTGGCCGCGCTGATCGGCATCGAGACGGCGATCGTCGTCATGTTCCTGCTCAACGACCGCGTCACGTTCGCGGGCGAGGGGGCCGCCGGCGTCGTCCCGGCGCTCCGTCGACTCGTCCGGTCGAACGTCGTCCGCGCCGGCGGGACCGCGGTACAGCTCGTCGTGTTCACGCTGCTGTTTCGCGTCGTCGCGATCCCCGTCTCGGCGGCGGGGATCGACCTGTGGTTCGTCGCCTCCCGCGTCGGCGGCATCGGCGCGGGGATGGTCGTCAACTACGTCGCCGAGAGCCTGTTCACCTGGCGCGTTGGCGAGTAACGTGGTGAGAAACCGCATACGGCGACGGGATCGGAAACACAACCCTTACA
This window encodes:
- a CDS encoding DUF2298 domain-containing protein: MEYALVLRWLLALLALGAVGIPLAARLFPRFATRGVGFALPVSTLVVGVVAFWVGRVAFGPVALAAGLLVLLAASALALLDRDALRAGDVAVDEDARERLPELDVVADTAVVFVAAVCLIVVIRGYDPAVDPIAGEKFLDYGILKSLLRADALPPEDMWFAGEGVRYYYGGHLVAALWSTLTATPARFGYNLALAGFFGALVAAVYDLAGAVAAERGRSRRAAGLLAAFLVGVAGNLHTGGWALLRALPADLRGRVGDAVGIDAGSVAAEEFSYWTASRIIPGTINEFPLFGWLNGDLHAHMTMTPFLVLAAALAYALYRTPAVETRRRRLLLFGAIPLLGGFQAVLDTWSFPSVFGLAFLALAAAPAAPRTLLPEALADRVDDAVRDDRLADELARPLVAGPVVVVAGALAALVAMPFLVSAVGGSGSERALAVLPVEMRSSLGGLLVVHGAFLATFLVGLFGAVGRERPLTVLASVAALWVAGLAVGLPALGPFGVLLAAGWVALRTDRAGFETVLIVGGAGLALIVEVVFLREQAGPGRMNTVFKTYAQVWPLWAAAAGVVLAGLLDAAPRPEASMLWPSAGTREVAGSVFLALLLATTGMYAAFALPAHVGGGYPEDPTLDGTHFVGASHPSDAPAIEWLDDRPDQPAILSAPATRVYPGADPRRGHSPGMYQWEANPAASLTGLPTVAGWHHEVGYRGPEAYFARVRQADDAYTSRARAVEVLREHDVRYVWVGPAERDRYREFGMIDFGSIEGIDRVDAASTATVTVYEVDHSSLPAAAELRDEEN
- a CDS encoding glycosyltransferase — protein: MQPTVGIVVPAYRPDPGRLRTYLAALRETIDPDELRVELDAPGRATGSATAPDSTTVRESLELPDWVDCRVVRRRRGKGAAVTAGFEALSTDVYAFADADGATPAASLSDVIDPVAGDEADLAAGSRRHPAADVRSHQTIARRLLGDGFAWTARRLLDADLHDYQCGAKALSAATWDAVRDHLYEPGFAWDIELIAVAAALDHRIVEVPVTWEDQPGSTVSPVGDTLDMGRGLLVARHRARLIRDDRLHRLLDREEGVALVNRPGEDDASAASGGDGGVTDASGSDAR
- a CDS encoding GtrA family protein — translated: MSRDRGTVETLASGTRIGQFVSVGVVGATVDIASSTALSELGVFPELAALIGIETAIVVMFLLNDRVTFAGEGAAGVVPALRRLVRSNVVRAGGTAVQLVVFTLLFRVVAIPVSAAGIDLWFVASRVGGIGAGMVVNYVAESLFTWRVGE